The following coding sequences lie in one Flavobacteriales bacterium genomic window:
- the bcrB gene encoding benzoyl-CoA reductase subunit B translates to MSQEAQKEKSMILQKEMVEGLFNDLAQAKELGKKVCYTFIPGNLSELIRTFDMLPVYPEINALQSAMRKKSGGYIKEAEKNAHSEDVCTYVKCDVGMLMKGNIGPTGTKIPEPDVLLLSYTGCFTFMKWFETLKREYPNAKVIMVHTPYQENAKMTPQMVEYMVKQFKEEVIPQMEEVTGIKYDEAKLQRMLALSKEAEDWITKIFDTTKHKPSPIDAYFAGVYYIGPINIGFRGTEQAVEYYKELYNEIQERIRLGLGPITPEGEMKEEKYRLVVEGPPNWTSFREFWKIFYDMGAVIVASSYTKVGGVYDMGWRHDPSRPLESLAEYCMNCYTNLNIPQRIDLLSKCITEYQADGYVTNSIKSCNSFSAGQLGMMREIEDRLEVPVGFIESDLVDPRYFSYSNIKNRLESYFQMLAQRKMLEEQESQ, encoded by the coding sequence ATGTCTCAAGAAGCTCAAAAAGAAAAAAGTATGATTCTCCAAAAGGAGATGGTAGAAGGACTTTTTAACGATTTAGCACAAGCAAAAGAACTAGGAAAAAAAGTGTGTTACACCTTTATTCCAGGTAATCTTTCTGAACTTATCAGAACGTTTGATATGCTACCTGTATATCCAGAAATAAATGCTTTGCAAAGTGCCATGCGTAAAAAATCGGGTGGTTATATTAAAGAAGCTGAAAAAAATGCACACTCTGAAGATGTATGTACCTATGTAAAATGTGATGTCGGTATGCTTATGAAAGGAAACATTGGTCCAACTGGAACAAAAATTCCTGAGCCAGATGTGTTGCTTTTAAGTTATACAGGCTGTTTTACTTTTATGAAATGGTTTGAAACACTTAAAAGAGAATACCCAAATGCAAAAGTGATTATGGTACACACTCCTTATCAGGAAAATGCTAAAATGACTCCGCAAATGGTGGAATACATGGTAAAACAATTTAAGGAAGAAGTTATTCCTCAAATGGAAGAAGTTACTGGTATTAAATACGATGAGGCAAAATTACAACGTATGTTGGCATTATCAAAAGAAGCTGAAGATTGGATTACCAAAATTTTTGATACTACCAAACATAAGCCGTCTCCTATTGATGCTTACTTCGCTGGGGTATACTACATTGGTCCAATTAACATCGGTTTTAGAGGTACCGAACAAGCAGTTGAGTATTATAAAGAATTATACAACGAAATTCAAGAGCGTATTCGTTTAGGATTAGGTCCAATTACTCCAGAAGGAGAAATGAAAGAAGAAAAATACAGATTGGTTGTTGAAGGCCCTCCAAACTGGACAAGTTTCCGTGAGTTTTGGAAAATTTTCTATGATATGGGAGCCGTAATTGTTGCTTCATCATATACAAAAGTAGGTGGTGTTTACGATATGGGATGGAGACACGACCCATCACGACCACTTGAATCGTTAGCTGAATATTGCATGAATTGTTACACCAATTTAAATATTCCACAACGTATTGATTTGTTATCGAAATGTATTACCGAATACCAAGCAGATGGTTATGTAACCAATTCTATCAAGAGTTGTAACTCATTCTCTGCTGGACAATTAGGGATGATGCGTGAAATTGAAGACCGTTTAGAAGTTCCTGTAGGTTTTATCGAATCTGATTTGGTTGATCCTCGATACTTCTCTTATTCAAATATCAAGAACCGTTTAGAGTCGTATTTCCAAATGTTGGCTCAACGAAAAATGTTAGAAGAACAAGAATCACAATAG
- a CDS encoding 2-hydroxyacyl-CoA dehydratase: protein MYKIKSTDKMKEIMGNYFSSLETGKKKIAWCTSVGPAELLRSFGFEVYFPENHGALLGATRTAMDYIPEAIKCGYSGHVCSYTTADIGSYLKKETPLQTHYGLSGHPKPDIIAYNTNQCREVQDWFTFFADEFNCPIVGIQPPRHVDEVTDEIVELVVKQFKQMIPVCEQVSGNKFDLDRFKETVRLSKEATLLWQKVLKTSTAMNAPLSFFDGTIHMGPIVVLRGTQVAKDYYTTLLAELEENVKNNIGFLPKARTRIFWEGMPIWGKLRMMSDLFTSNGAAVVASTYCSSWVFDKFDENDPWNSTARAYTEIFINRSEKAKMKMLTDWFKEYKIDGIVYHDTKTCFNNSNAKFGMPQRLQKTTGVRSLIIEGDLCDLRFFSEGQSITKVETFLEQLEEQKVF from the coding sequence ATGTACAAAATAAAATCAACAGATAAAATGAAAGAGATAATGGGCAATTATTTTAGCTCATTAGAAACTGGCAAAAAGAAAATTGCTTGGTGTACAAGTGTTGGCCCTGCTGAATTGCTTCGTTCATTTGGTTTTGAGGTATATTTCCCCGAAAATCATGGTGCTTTATTAGGAGCTACTCGAACTGCAATGGATTATATTCCAGAAGCAATTAAATGCGGATATTCTGGTCATGTTTGCTCCTATACTACTGCTGATATAGGTTCTTATCTAAAAAAAGAAACTCCACTTCAAACACATTATGGTTTAAGTGGTCATCCAAAACCAGATATCATAGCATACAATACCAACCAATGCCGCGAGGTGCAAGATTGGTTTACTTTTTTTGCTGATGAATTTAACTGTCCTATAGTTGGTATTCAACCGCCTCGACATGTTGATGAAGTAACCGATGAAATTGTTGAATTAGTGGTTAAACAATTCAAACAAATGATTCCTGTTTGTGAGCAAGTTAGCGGCAATAAATTTGATTTAGATCGTTTTAAAGAAACAGTACGACTAAGTAAAGAAGCCACTTTATTATGGCAAAAAGTATTAAAAACATCAACAGCAATGAATGCTCCATTGAGTTTTTTTGATGGAACCATTCACATGGGACCAATAGTAGTGTTGCGTGGAACTCAAGTTGCAAAAGATTATTACACTACCCTTTTAGCTGAATTAGAAGAAAATGTAAAAAACAACATCGGCTTTTTACCAAAAGCTAGAACTAGAATTTTTTGGGAAGGAATGCCTATTTGGGGTAAGTTACGTATGATGAGTGATTTATTCACCTCAAATGGTGCAGCAGTTGTGGCATCTACTTATTGTAGCAGTTGGGTTTTTGATAAATTCGATGAAAACGACCCATGGAATTCAACAGCTAGAGCTTATACCGAAATTTTCATCAACAGAAGTGAAAAAGCCAAAATGAAAATGCTTACCGATTGGTTTAAGGAATACAAAATTGATGGAATAGTTTATCACGATACCAAAACATGTTTTAACAATTCGAATGCCAAATTTGGTATGCCTCAACGACTACAAAAAACAACAGGAGTAAGGTCATTAATCATCGAAGGCGATTTGTGTGATTTAAGATTTTTCTCCGAAGGGCAAAGCATTACTAAGGTAGAAACATTTTTAGAGCAATTGGAAGAACAAAAAGTGTTTTAA
- a CDS encoding benzoyl-CoA reductase subunit A codes for MKKYYLGIDLGSTTSKAVIINEKDEIVGRGITNTRANYKVAADIAREEAIYDARFNLLQRKIGEDVTKPEFKKYMQDLRSVFQYGQFRRRMESLEKMLNKTVNEFSYENKNQISEKLKEILETIRPQIHHEFINENLGSKNQFFRDIVSEKYNVEVEKKGAEFYEPLMLAFDKSITPIENEMVQYNFKELVLEAMKILDEKYKGLADQQEDGSNEDWYYAELNAVKNNYKNVEFTLRDHINDIADEEIHIAKMVGTGYGRALLPFPEDCIKSEILCHAFGAHAVFPNTRTVLDIGGQDTKAIQVDSHGLVTSFHMNDRCAAGCGRYLGYIADEFGLSLNELGPEANKATKETTICSTCTVFAGAEVKELLHNGEERPNILAGLHKAIVQRAMSLIARSGGVRNEFTFTGGVARNEAVLKYVKQMVTDSYGEVTMNIHTDSIFMGALGGAMFARRNISADLPTAKEKKETAE; via the coding sequence ATGAAAAAATACTATTTAGGAATCGATTTAGGCTCAACCACTTCAAAAGCAGTTATCATTAACGAAAAAGATGAAATTGTTGGAAGAGGGATAACTAACACAAGAGCTAACTATAAAGTTGCTGCAGATATTGCACGTGAAGAAGCCATCTATGATGCTCGTTTTAACTTATTACAACGTAAAATTGGAGAAGATGTAACCAAGCCTGAATTTAAAAAATACATGCAGGATTTACGTAGCGTATTTCAATACGGACAGTTTAGACGACGTATGGAAAGTTTAGAAAAAATGCTAAACAAAACCGTAAATGAATTTTCGTACGAGAATAAAAACCAAATTTCAGAAAAACTAAAAGAAATTCTTGAAACCATTCGTCCACAAATTCATCACGAATTTATCAACGAAAATTTGGGTTCAAAAAATCAATTTTTTAGAGACATTGTAAGTGAAAAATACAATGTTGAAGTAGAGAAAAAAGGTGCAGAATTTTACGAGCCATTAATGTTGGCTTTTGATAAAAGCATTACACCTATAGAAAACGAAATGGTTCAATACAATTTTAAAGAATTGGTGTTGGAAGCCATGAAAATTTTGGACGAAAAATACAAAGGTTTAGCCGACCAACAAGAAGATGGTAGCAACGAAGACTGGTATTATGCCGAATTAAACGCAGTTAAAAACAACTACAAAAATGTAGAGTTTACTTTACGTGACCACATTAACGATATCGCTGATGAGGAAATTCACATTGCTAAAATGGTTGGTACAGGTTATGGTAGAGCTCTTTTACCTTTCCCTGAAGATTGTATTAAATCAGAAATTTTATGCCATGCTTTTGGTGCTCATGCTGTTTTCCCTAATACTAGAACAGTTTTAGATATTGGAGGACAAGATACCAAAGCTATTCAAGTAGATAGCCACGGGTTGGTTACCAGTTTCCACATGAACGATAGATGTGCTGCTGGTTGTGGTAGATATTTAGGCTACATTGCTGATGAATTTGGATTATCGTTAAACGAACTCGGACCAGAAGCAAACAAAGCAACAAAAGAAACCACCATTTGTTCAACTTGTACCGTATTTGCTGGTGCAGAGGTAAAAGAATTGTTACACAATGGCGAAGAGCGTCCAAATATTTTAGCTGGATTACACAAAGCTATTGTACAACGTGCCATGTCATTAATTGCTCGTTCTGGAGGAGTTAGAAACGAGTTTACATTTACTGGTGGTGTTGCCAGAAATGAAGCCGTTTTAAAATATGTTAAACAAATGGTTACCGATTCTTATGGAGAAGTAACTATGAACATACATACTGATTCCATCTTTATGGGAGCATTAGGAGGAGCAATGTTTGCAAGAAGAAACATTAGTGCTGATTTACCTACTGCTAAAGAGAAAAAAGAAACAGCTGAATAA
- the bcrC gene encoding benzoyl-CoA reductase subunit C has translation MKELKQIINECKELSFDLNFTRAKKWKEEKPGRVLVGYMPIYFPREIIHAAGGMPVGIFGGGDRKQIIKGDAYYQSYICHIPRSIMELALDKHMDHIDGFIFPSICDVIRNLSGIFKQHKLGKFVKYMDFPQNFLPQIGGVFYQQEMEHVLEYIKEINGVEVTTEKLNHSIELYNKNRQLISLIYDIRQEYPWRLSIEDVYHIVRAGTVIPVEEHNEILEQVCAHIKQNIGVPQDKIKVVISGAFCEQPAVGLIKAIEEAGCYVVDDDYMLGSRMILGDIDATTNKPLEAISNSYINQSQYSSSIYDVHNPKENRLAKIVKDRGANGVIFASASFCDPSLLDAPIFQNAFNKMGIRYIAFQYSENINQFKVIKEQVGAFSDSIKLWEDEPAAVSNINLTATDSCKH, from the coding sequence ATGAAAGAACTAAAACAAATAATTAACGAATGTAAGGAATTATCGTTCGATTTAAATTTCACCAGAGCAAAAAAATGGAAAGAAGAAAAACCAGGTAGAGTTCTAGTTGGTTATATGCCTATTTATTTTCCTAGAGAAATTATACACGCTGCTGGTGGTATGCCTGTAGGTATTTTTGGTGGTGGCGATCGCAAGCAAATTATAAAAGGAGATGCTTACTACCAATCTTACATCTGCCATATACCCAGAAGTATAATGGAATTAGCTTTAGATAAACACATGGATCATATCGATGGTTTTATCTTTCCATCTATTTGTGATGTAATAAGAAACCTTTCAGGGATTTTTAAACAACATAAATTAGGAAAGTTTGTTAAGTACATGGATTTTCCGCAAAATTTCTTACCTCAAATTGGGGGTGTATTCTACCAACAAGAAATGGAACATGTATTGGAATACATTAAAGAGATTAACGGTGTTGAAGTAACTACCGAAAAACTAAATCATTCAATAGAATTATACAATAAAAATCGACAACTAATTTCTTTGATATACGATATCCGACAAGAATATCCTTGGAGATTAAGTATTGAAGATGTGTATCATATTGTTAGAGCAGGAACAGTTATTCCAGTTGAAGAACACAACGAAATATTAGAACAGGTTTGTGCTCACATTAAACAAAACATTGGTGTACCACAAGATAAAATTAAAGTGGTTATTTCTGGTGCTTTTTGCGAACAACCAGCAGTAGGTTTAATTAAAGCTATTGAAGAAGCAGGATGCTATGTAGTTGACGATGATTACATGTTGGGTTCAAGAATGATTCTTGGTGATATAGATGCTACAACAAACAAACCACTAGAAGCAATTTCTAATTCTTACATCAATCAAAGTCAATACTCATCTTCTATTTATGATGTTCATAACCCGAAAGAAAACAGATTGGCCAAAATTGTTAAAGATAGAGGTGCTAATGGAGTCATCTTTGCTTCAGCAAGTTTTTGTGACCCTAGTTTACTTGATGCTCCAATTTTCCAAAACGCTTTTAATAAAATGGGAATCCGATACATTGCATTTCAATACAGCGAAAACATTAATCAATTTAAAGTAATTAAAGAACAAGTGGGTGCTTTCTCTGATTCAATCAAATTATGGGAAGATGAACCAGCAGCAGTAAGCAACATCAATTTAACTGCTACCGATTCTTGCAAACACTAA
- a CDS encoding SBBP repeat-containing protein: MKKNIVILISFLFSFSGFSQTISWAKSATGTGLDEGNAIVVDNNGYTYITGSFESATLTFGTQTINNTSPGTSDIFVAKFDLNGNCLWAKNVGGFSDEYSTAITVEKNTGVVYVAGHFNSTSVTFNGSPINNNGYSDLILLKYNTSGVEQWGKGFGGVDEDQSTGLSIDQNNNVYLTGHTWGGINFGSTTILNNGAVDLFIAKFNSSGTNLWAKGIGGSGSDRATSIKTIANGESYITGFFDSPTIAFGSNTPLTNGSFGDDYLFVAKYDASGTAIWSKSASSVNGGVWGNSISTDNNNDVYITGCFDGTSMTIANVIGNSNPSYDNVFVAKYSSNGVEQWVVNPTSGPEGNEAYCITTDNLNNVYISGWYTSPSVNFGGIILTSTAAGDNIFLAKYNSSGVIQNAYSFRGAAASGGYGNGICADNNGNIYLTGYFEGVNMTFNTVTLTNTGSYDVYWTKFGLGTTAVTELEKQNTFHIYPNPFNVTATIITKDYLTNATLKILSINGKLVKEFTNLNGKSILIDRFGLENGIYVIQLTNNNVVETRKLILN, translated from the coding sequence ATGAAAAAAAATATTGTCATATTAATCTCATTTTTATTTTCCTTCAGTGGTTTTTCTCAAACCATCTCTTGGGCTAAAAGTGCTACCGGAACAGGTTTAGATGAAGGTAATGCTATTGTTGTAGATAATAATGGTTATACATACATTACGGGTTCTTTCGAAAGTGCTACGTTAACTTTTGGAACACAAACCATTAACAACACCTCCCCCGGAACATCTGACATTTTTGTTGCTAAATTCGATTTAAACGGAAATTGTCTTTGGGCTAAAAATGTGGGTGGATTTAGTGATGAATACAGTACTGCCATTACTGTTGAGAAAAATACTGGTGTTGTTTATGTTGCTGGTCATTTTAACAGTACATCTGTAACATTTAATGGTTCCCCAATTAATAACAATGGATATTCCGATTTAATTCTGTTAAAATACAATACATCAGGGGTTGAGCAATGGGGAAAAGGTTTTGGTGGAGTTGATGAAGACCAAAGTACGGGATTAAGTATCGATCAAAACAATAATGTTTATCTAACTGGTCATACTTGGGGAGGTATAAATTTTGGAAGTACCACAATATTAAATAATGGTGCAGTAGATTTATTTATTGCTAAATTTAATTCATCAGGGACTAATTTATGGGCAAAAGGAATTGGAGGTTCGGGTTCAGATAGAGCAACTTCAATAAAAACAATAGCTAATGGAGAATCTTACATTACTGGGTTTTTTGATAGTCCAACAATAGCCTTTGGTTCAAACACACCTCTTACCAATGGCTCATTTGGCGACGATTACCTTTTTGTTGCTAAATATGACGCAAGCGGAACAGCTATTTGGTCAAAATCTGCATCATCAGTAAATGGTGGTGTTTGGGGAAATAGTATTTCAACCGATAACAATAATGACGTTTATATTACTGGATGTTTTGATGGAACTTCTATGACTATTGCGAATGTTATTGGAAATTCAAATCCAAGCTACGATAATGTATTTGTTGCAAAATATTCTTCTAACGGAGTTGAACAATGGGTAGTAAATCCAACATCTGGACCAGAGGGTAATGAAGCGTACTGCATCACTACCGATAATTTAAACAATGTTTACATTTCTGGATGGTACACATCTCCATCAGTAAATTTTGGAGGTATTATTTTAACTAGTACTGCTGCTGGAGATAATATTTTCTTGGCAAAATACAACTCATCAGGAGTTATCCAAAATGCTTATTCGTTTAGAGGAGCCGCAGCTTCTGGTGGTTATGGAAATGGGATATGTGCTGATAATAATGGTAATATCTATCTAACCGGTTATTTTGAAGGTGTTAACATGACTTTTAACACTGTTACTTTAACCAATACTGGTTCTTATGATGTGTATTGGACAAAATTTGGTTTGGGAACAACAGCTGTAACCGAGTTAGAAAAACAAAATACATTTCATATTTATCCTAATCCTTTTAATGTTACTGCAACGATAATTACTAAAGATTATTTAACTAATGCAACGCTTAAAATACTTTCTATTAATGGAAAATTAGTAAAAGAATTCACTAACCTAAATGGAAAATCAATTTTGATAGATCGTTTTGGATTAGAAAACGGAATTTATGTAATACAACTTACAAACAACAATGTTGTTGAAACAAGAAAATTGATATTGAACTAA
- a CDS encoding 2-dehydropantoate 2-reductase, translating into MAKKTKIKVGVIGVGPVGMILAVKLQEAGCEVALCEVNEVKANKISSEGLVLENVMQAKAKFEKVFQSISEFEGWDADYLIFSLKSNHTAAAVKQAQILNTEKLTVVSAQNGIDVEQLLAAGFGESKTLRLVINFAGNTTSPNVTKVTFFTAPNYLGSVNDAKTEQAKELAHLLTSVGLDTKPIDSFELVKRTWEKTILNSSLSALCGVSRLTMAEAMADPDTVELIEQVIDEGIQVAESEKIRFPDDFLRQCMRYLKKGGDHFPSLAVDLINNRPTEIDYFNGKIVEYGRKHYIRTSLNLSFTNMVKAMTNKNIISRVPYAVLLAMLTVKY; encoded by the coding sequence ATGGCAAAAAAAACTAAAATAAAAGTTGGAGTTATTGGTGTAGGACCAGTAGGAATGATACTTGCCGTTAAACTTCAAGAGGCTGGTTGCGAGGTAGCTTTGTGTGAGGTTAACGAAGTAAAAGCCAATAAAATTAGTTCGGAAGGATTGGTGTTGGAAAATGTGATGCAAGCAAAAGCAAAATTCGAAAAGGTTTTTCAATCCATTTCTGAATTTGAGGGTTGGGATGCTGATTATTTAATTTTTTCATTAAAATCGAACCATACTGCAGCTGCCGTAAAACAAGCTCAAATTTTAAATACCGAAAAACTTACGGTTGTTTCGGCACAAAACGGTATTGATGTTGAACAGCTTTTAGCAGCAGGTTTTGGTGAATCAAAAACACTGCGATTAGTTATCAACTTTGCTGGTAACACTACATCGCCAAACGTAACAAAAGTTACCTTTTTTACAGCACCAAATTATTTGGGTTCGGTAAACGATGCTAAAACTGAACAAGCTAAAGAATTAGCCCATTTACTTACGTCTGTGGGACTAGATACAAAGCCCATCGATTCGTTTGAATTAGTGAAACGAACTTGGGAAAAAACGATATTAAATTCATCGTTAAGTGCTTTATGTGGCGTAAGTCGTTTAACTATGGCTGAAGCCATGGCAGACCCAGATACCGTAGAATTGATTGAACAAGTAATTGATGAAGGAATACAAGTTGCAGAATCGGAAAAAATACGATTTCCTGACGATTTTCTTCGCCAGTGTATGCGTTACCTTAAAAAAGGTGGTGACCACTTCCCTTCTCTAGCGGTCGATTTAATAAACAATCGCCCTACCGAAATTGATTACTTTAATGGTAAAATCGTTGAATATGGTCGTAAACATTACATCCGTACATCGTTAAACCTATCGTTTACCAACATGGTAAAAGCCATGACCAACAAAAACATTATTTCAAGAGTGCCTTATGCAGTGCTGCTGGCGATGTTAACCGTAAAATATTAG
- a CDS encoding AMP-binding protein, with protein sequence MKQLDSEHKLGEVLPNIATLLNQNVKRFENNIVYQEKNKEGNFEGISWKDFYNNIQNIAYNLQQQGFNKGEKIVIFSRNCLEMLQLELAVMAYGGIVVPIFANFKKDTAELLINHSDASWLAVQGDAQLSNLGTDLTLKKIYSFSKVTDVRFPDLNYYEDLLVQRPENTSVFDTEIKPDSICLNMYTSGTMGIPKCVQLMHKNILSQQAALSIVWDVTEHDRFLAYLPWHHSFGGIFELFTALYNGATFSLESSYGRDANTIFENWKLVKPTIFFSVPKVYQSLYDLTRESKEAENIFFNSGLKFIFTAAAALPEKLSNEFEKRGIKVVEGWGLTETSPCCTLTDPSLKRETGVVGKPIPGVSIRIADDDEIQVKGPNIMVEYYHNDEANKDVFTEDGWYRTGDVGAITDNGLKLISRKDRIFKLSNGEKVIPTDLEKAIELKCHYVQYAVVSGSGEEHPVALIFPNKRLLEKPDYELSPEDGCFCPRSLNELGKCLTGCLHQANESIGQKFAKVKSAAIILDELSLDNNTLTPSMKVAPKNVVEKYKAHLFNMYGDNVPVEEEVYIIDLEPNKLNSKCTK encoded by the coding sequence ATGAAACAATTAGATTCTGAACATAAGCTTGGTGAAGTACTTCCTAATATTGCTACTTTATTAAACCAAAATGTTAAACGGTTTGAGAACAACATCGTTTATCAAGAAAAAAATAAAGAAGGTAACTTCGAAGGTATTTCGTGGAAAGATTTTTACAATAACATTCAAAACATAGCTTACAATCTACAGCAACAAGGTTTTAATAAAGGCGAAAAAATTGTTATTTTTTCTCGAAATTGTTTAGAAATGCTACAGCTCGAATTGGCAGTAATGGCTTACGGAGGTATAGTTGTTCCTATTTTTGCCAACTTTAAAAAAGATACTGCTGAATTATTAATCAACCATTCTGATGCCTCTTGGTTGGCTGTACAAGGCGATGCTCAACTTTCTAACTTGGGTACAGATTTAACCCTCAAAAAAATATATTCATTCAGCAAAGTTACCGATGTTCGTTTTCCAGATTTAAACTATTACGAAGATTTACTGGTTCAACGACCAGAAAACACCTCAGTATTTGATACAGAAATAAAACCCGACAGCATTTGCCTAAACATGTACACTTCTGGTACGATGGGTATTCCAAAATGTGTTCAGTTAATGCATAAAAATATTTTGTCGCAGCAAGCGGCATTATCTATAGTTTGGGATGTTACTGAACACGACCGATTTTTAGCTTATTTACCTTGGCACCATAGTTTTGGTGGTATTTTCGAATTATTTACAGCATTGTATAATGGAGCAACATTCTCGTTAGAAAGTAGCTATGGTAGAGATGCCAATACCATTTTTGAAAATTGGAAATTGGTAAAACCAACTATTTTTTTTAGTGTTCCAAAAGTATATCAATCGCTTTACGACTTAACTCGAGAAAGCAAAGAAGCAGAAAATATTTTCTTTAATTCAGGGTTAAAATTCATTTTTACTGCTGCTGCTGCCCTACCCGAAAAACTCTCTAACGAATTTGAAAAACGCGGTATTAAAGTAGTTGAAGGTTGGGGTTTAACAGAAACTTCACCTTGTTGTACTTTAACCGATCCTTCGTTGAAAAGAGAAACTGGCGTTGTTGGAAAACCAATTCCTGGTGTAAGTATAAGAATTGCTGACGATGACGAAATTCAAGTAAAAGGTCCAAATATTATGGTGGAATACTACCATAACGATGAAGCCAATAAAGATGTATTTACTGAAGATGGTTGGTACAGAACTGGTGATGTTGGAGCAATAACCGATAATGGATTAAAATTAATTTCTCGAAAAGACCGCATTTTTAAACTTTCAAACGGCGAAAAAGTAATTCCTACAGATTTAGAAAAAGCCATTGAATTAAAATGCCATTACGTTCAATACGCTGTGGTTTCGGGTAGTGGCGAAGAACATCCTGTAGCATTAATCTTCCCAAATAAACGACTACTAGAAAAACCGGATTATGAATTATCTCCCGAAGATGGTTGTTTTTGCCCAAGAAGTTTAAACGAATTAGGCAAATGTTTAACAGGTTGTTTACATCAGGCTAACGAAAGTATTGGTCAAAAATTCGCAAAAGTAAAATCGGCAGCTATTATTCTTGATGAATTGTCGTTAGACAACAACACACTAACACCATCGATGAAAGTTGCACCAAAAAACGTGGTAGAAAAATACAAAGCACATCTATTCAACATGTATGGCGATAATGTTCCTGTAGAAGAAGAAGTTTATATCATTGATTTAGAACCTAATAAACTGAATTCAAAATGTACAAAATAA
- a CDS encoding benzoyl-CoA reductase subunit D — MKNTIYTMGVDVGGSYVKAVLMEYDKQTGDHKLIDKQTEKIRKRNPKDVVVDAVDMILERNNLNYDNDIAYLASTGEGEMVEKKTGHFYSMTSHARGGIFFAPNAKTVVDMGGLYVRAIKIDNRGKVLDYKMTGQCASGSGQFIENISRYLGLAIEEVGEISLKADNPEVPSGICAVLAETDVINLVSKGLSTPNIVKGINISIAQRVVKLLGSLNAESPIALVGGMGMNVGMIQAIEELSSENKKKSFEFVAHPDAIYSGAIGAALWGGFRYYKLKEKEAAVVA, encoded by the coding sequence ATGAAAAATACAATATATACCATGGGAGTTGACGTTGGCGGAAGCTATGTTAAAGCCGTTTTAATGGAGTACGACAAACAAACTGGCGATCATAAATTGATTGACAAACAAACTGAAAAAATTAGAAAACGTAATCCAAAGGATGTGGTGGTTGATGCCGTTGACATGATTTTGGAAAGAAACAACTTAAACTACGATAATGATATTGCTTATTTAGCATCTACAGGTGAAGGTGAAATGGTTGAGAAAAAAACAGGTCACTTTTACAGTATGACATCTCATGCTCGTGGAGGTATTTTCTTTGCTCCCAACGCAAAAACTGTTGTGGACATGGGTGGATTGTATGTTAGAGCCATTAAAATTGATAACCGAGGAAAAGTATTGGATTACAAAATGACTGGACAATGTGCCTCAGGATCTGGTCAGTTTATTGAAAACATCTCTCGTTACTTAGGTTTAGCAATCGAAGAAGTTGGTGAAATTTCGTTAAAAGCTGACAATCCAGAAGTTCCTTCAGGCATTTGCGCTGTGTTAGCCGAAACGGATGTTATTAATCTTGTTTCTAAAGGACTATCTACACCAAACATTGTAAAAGGAATTAACATTTCTATTGCGCAACGAGTAGTTAAACTATTAGGCTCACTAAATGCCGAATCACCTATTGCTTTAGTTGGTGGTATGGGTATGAATGTGGGTATGATTCAAGCCATAGAAGAATTGTCGTCTGAAAACAAGAAAAAATCGTTTGAATTTGTCGCTCATCCTGATGCTATTTATTCAGGTGCTATTGGAGCAGCACTTTGGGGTGGTTTCAGATATTATAAATTAAAGGAAAAGGAAGCTGCTGTGGTAGCTTAA